A part of Kitasatospora acidiphila genomic DNA contains:
- a CDS encoding GSCFA domain-containing protein — translation MSHANPYRSLPVRSFWRPAVAEPDPLAIEGLWTPKFALGQDDPVLTAGSCFAAHLGRALLERGMNWYDAEPAPPGLTGEQRRSRQYGLFSFRTGNIYTPAVLHQWLSWAFGHTAAPRTAWLEAGRYHDPYRPAVEPDGWASAEEMLGAREATLAAIRRGITTASCLVFTLGLTEAWRDRTDGTTYPVCPGTVRGTFDAERHVFHHAAFDEVHRDLVAAIAVARAANPDLRILLTVSPVPLTATATGEHVLSANSHSKSVLRAVAGQLARDHAHVDYFPSYELVTGAPFKGSWYEPNLRTVTPEGVDFVLHHFLAAFGGPGPGPRPSLTPTAGPGGDPCEDAVLDYYRSR, via the coding sequence GTGAGCCACGCAAACCCGTACCGGTCACTGCCGGTTCGCTCCTTCTGGCGCCCTGCCGTGGCCGAGCCCGACCCGCTCGCCATCGAGGGCCTCTGGACGCCGAAGTTCGCCCTCGGCCAGGACGATCCCGTCCTGACCGCCGGCTCCTGCTTCGCCGCCCACCTCGGTCGCGCCCTGCTGGAGCGCGGCATGAACTGGTACGACGCCGAACCGGCCCCTCCCGGGCTGACCGGGGAGCAGCGGAGGAGCCGCCAGTACGGCCTGTTCTCGTTCCGCACCGGCAACATCTACACACCCGCCGTCCTGCACCAGTGGCTGTCCTGGGCCTTCGGCCACACCGCCGCGCCCCGCACGGCCTGGTTGGAGGCCGGCCGGTACCACGACCCCTACCGCCCGGCCGTCGAACCGGACGGCTGGGCGTCCGCGGAGGAGATGCTGGGCGCCCGGGAGGCGACCCTCGCCGCGATCCGCCGCGGCATCACCACGGCGAGCTGCCTGGTCTTCACCCTGGGGCTGACCGAGGCGTGGCGGGACCGCACCGACGGCACGACGTACCCGGTCTGCCCCGGCACCGTGCGGGGCACGTTCGACGCCGAGCGGCATGTCTTCCACCACGCCGCCTTCGACGAGGTGCACCGCGACCTGGTCGCGGCCATCGCCGTGGCCCGCGCGGCCAATCCGGACCTGCGGATCCTGCTCACGGTCTCGCCGGTCCCGCTGACCGCGACTGCGACCGGTGAGCACGTGCTGAGCGCCAACAGCCACTCCAAGTCCGTCCTGCGCGCCGTCGCCGGGCAGCTGGCACGGGACCACGCACACGTCGACTACTTCCCGTCGTACGAGCTCGTCACCGGGGCTCCCTTCAAGGGCTCCTGGTACGAGCCGAATCTGCGGACCGTCACACCCGAGGGCGTCGACTTCGTCCTGCACCACTTCCTGGCCGCGTTCGGCGGGCCCGGCCCCGGGCCGCGACCGTCACTGACCCCCACCGCAGGACCGGGAGGAGACCCCTGTGAAGACGCCGTCCTCGACTACTACCGCTCCCGCTAG
- a CDS encoding TauD/TfdA dioxygenase family protein encodes MEQYELDAVKRLTTRPARKYRTIEVKSLTPVIGAEVTGVDLSEELPEEQLAELKSAFLDHHVLVLRDQIITPEDHKRFAAHFGELRPVNPPPVDADPYILEISTSPEAENVAGNGWHADGTADAEPSLGSMLYITRIPEGGSGGDTLFANMHLAYEMLSPTMRELLDGLTAVHDGRIALQGYTPPADYVIPKSEHPLVVRHPETDRKVLYVNRAYTDRIPQLSAEESRALLDLLFKVISERPMLHCRVRWTPDTLVFWDNRCVQHHATYDYHPLTRYGQRVAINGGPLKG; translated from the coding sequence ATGGAGCAGTACGAACTCGACGCCGTCAAGCGGCTCACCACGAGGCCGGCGCGGAAGTACCGGACCATCGAGGTGAAGTCCCTCACGCCGGTCATCGGCGCCGAGGTGACCGGCGTCGACCTCTCGGAGGAACTGCCCGAGGAGCAGCTGGCAGAGCTCAAGTCCGCCTTCCTCGACCACCATGTGCTGGTGCTGCGCGACCAGATCATCACGCCCGAGGACCACAAGCGCTTCGCCGCCCACTTCGGCGAGCTCCGCCCCGTCAACCCGCCCCCGGTGGACGCCGATCCGTACATCCTGGAGATCAGCACCAGCCCGGAGGCCGAGAACGTGGCCGGCAACGGCTGGCACGCCGACGGCACCGCCGACGCCGAACCGTCCCTCGGGTCGATGCTCTACATCACCCGCATCCCGGAGGGCGGCAGCGGCGGCGACACCCTGTTCGCCAACATGCACCTGGCCTACGAGATGCTGTCGCCGACCATGCGGGAGCTGCTGGACGGCCTGACCGCCGTGCACGACGGCCGCATCGCCCTCCAGGGCTACACCCCGCCGGCCGACTACGTCATCCCCAAGAGCGAACACCCGCTGGTGGTGCGCCATCCGGAGACCGACCGCAAGGTCCTCTACGTCAACCGGGCCTACACCGACCGCATTCCGCAGCTGTCGGCCGAGGAGAGCAGGGCGCTGCTCGACCTGCTCTTCAAGGTCATATCCGAGCGCCCCATGCTGCACTGCCGCGTCCGCTGGACCCCCGACACGCTGGTCTTCTGGGACAACCGCTGCGTCCAGCACCACGCGACGTACGACTACCACCCCCTGACCCGCTACGGGCAGCGCGTGGCGATCAACGGCGGCCCGCTGAAGGGCTGA
- a CDS encoding SpcZ encodes MTTPEAATERETFEAFLSSLGADGPAAGPEWLRSVGEALFEAMEADAGRDWVRRMHRELVRLDGEVPFSVVHDWHHLSVRPVLVEASERRGGVPARHLAVADLHERASNGERIGETAWTAALGPALRELYEYAYPYADAHAAAASAAGTYALANGYGEAEAAAYGASYAELNTEANARSHADSNALANAPAVARALAATDPVAYAATYPAARVRAVVRAYAEQDRTRTRDVGARLAEGLADSLARVAAA; translated from the coding sequence ATGACCACACCTGAAGCCGCCACGGAGCGGGAGACGTTCGAGGCCTTCCTCTCCTCCCTCGGCGCCGACGGACCTGCAGCCGGACCCGAGTGGCTCAGGAGCGTGGGCGAGGCGCTCTTCGAGGCGATGGAAGCCGACGCGGGGCGGGACTGGGTGCGCCGGATGCACCGTGAGCTGGTGCGGCTGGACGGGGAGGTGCCCTTCAGCGTCGTCCATGACTGGCACCACCTCAGCGTGCGGCCGGTCCTGGTCGAGGCGAGCGAGCGGCGCGGCGGGGTCCCCGCTCGCCACCTTGCCGTGGCGGACCTGCACGAGCGGGCGTCCAACGGCGAGCGGATCGGCGAGACGGCCTGGACCGCCGCCCTCGGGCCCGCGCTGCGGGAGCTGTACGAGTACGCCTACCCCTATGCCGACGCCCATGCCGCGGCCGCGTCGGCGGCGGGCACGTACGCGTTGGCGAACGGCTACGGTGAGGCCGAGGCCGCCGCGTACGGCGCGAGCTATGCCGAGCTGAACACCGAGGCCAACGCGCGGTCCCACGCCGACTCGAACGCCCTGGCGAACGCACCGGCCGTGGCGCGCGCGTTGGCGGCCACGGACCCGGTGGCCTACGCCGCCACGTACCCGGCCGCGCGGGTCCGGGCCGTCGTCCGGGCCTACGCGGAGCAGGACCGGACGAGGACGAGGGACGTCGGCGCGCGGCTGGCCGAAGGCCTCGCCGACAGCCTGGCCCGAGTCGCAGCGGCCTGA
- a CDS encoding DUF2252 domain-containing protein — translation MPQETAAAPRRVVHVPPEERAARGREARRRVPRSSHAEYRPSKDRPDPLDILQAQSARRVPELVPIRYGRMSESPFRFYRGAAAIMASDLAGSPDSGIRAQLCGDAHMLNFRLLASPERQLLFDINDFDETLPGPWEWDVKRLSASLVIAGRANGFDDAVRADIVRATVRSYREAMARFAQMRNLEVWYARMDAERLQELAASRIHKHGRKALARELAKARTRDSLQAFEKLTETVAGRVRIAADPPLLVPLSDLLPDVTRGELEREIRGLVEHYDRTLSSDRRALLGQYHLVDIARKVVGVGSVGTRCWILLLLGRDGQDPLFLQAKEADDSVLAAHVGASRYRNQGERVVSGQRLMQAASDIFLGWERVDGIDGRRRDFYIRQLRDWKGIAVAEEMLPEGMRAFGELCGTTLARAHARSGDRIAIAAYLGRRDSFDRALAAFAESYADQNERDHQALLDAVTTGRLPAKTVEPSA, via the coding sequence ATGCCGCAGGAGACAGCCGCCGCCCCGCGCCGGGTGGTGCACGTCCCTCCCGAGGAGCGCGCGGCGCGCGGCCGGGAGGCCCGTCGCCGCGTGCCCCGGTCGAGCCATGCGGAGTACCGGCCGTCGAAGGACCGGCCGGACCCCCTGGACATCCTGCAGGCCCAGTCCGCCCGCCGGGTCCCGGAACTCGTGCCGATCCGTTACGGCCGAATGAGCGAGTCCCCGTTCCGGTTCTACCGGGGCGCCGCCGCGATCATGGCCTCCGACCTGGCCGGCTCGCCCGACTCCGGGATCAGGGCCCAACTGTGCGGCGACGCGCACATGCTGAACTTCCGGCTGTTGGCCTCCCCGGAGCGGCAACTGCTGTTCGACATCAACGACTTCGACGAGACCCTGCCAGGGCCCTGGGAGTGGGACGTCAAACGGCTCTCGGCCAGCCTGGTCATCGCCGGGCGCGCGAACGGCTTCGACGACGCCGTGCGAGCGGACATCGTTCGGGCCACCGTGCGGTCGTACCGCGAGGCGATGGCCCGGTTCGCGCAGATGCGCAACCTGGAGGTCTGGTACGCCCGCATGGACGCGGAACGCCTCCAGGAGCTCGCCGCGAGCCGGATCCACAAGCACGGCCGGAAGGCCCTCGCACGCGAGTTGGCCAAGGCCCGCACCCGCGACAGCCTCCAGGCCTTCGAGAAGCTCACCGAGACCGTGGCCGGCCGGGTCCGCATCGCCGCCGACCCGCCGCTGCTGGTACCGCTCTCCGACCTGCTCCCCGATGTGACCCGTGGCGAACTGGAACGGGAGATCCGCGGCCTGGTCGAACACTACGACCGAACCCTGTCGTCGGACCGGCGCGCCCTGCTGGGGCAGTACCACCTCGTGGACATCGCCCGGAAGGTCGTCGGGGTCGGCAGTGTCGGCACCCGGTGCTGGATCCTGCTGCTGCTCGGCCGGGACGGCCAGGACCCCCTGTTCCTGCAGGCCAAGGAGGCCGACGACTCGGTACTCGCGGCCCACGTCGGGGCGAGCCGGTACCGCAACCAGGGCGAGCGGGTGGTCTCCGGCCAGCGGCTGATGCAGGCCGCGAGCGACATCTTCCTCGGCTGGGAGCGGGTGGACGGCATCGACGGCCGACGCCGCGACTTCTACATCCGCCAACTGCGCGACTGGAAGGGCATCGCGGTGGCGGAGGAGATGCTGCCGGAGGGCATGCGAGCGTTCGGCGAGTTGTGCGGCACCACCCTGGCCCGCGCGCACGCCAGGTCCGGCGACCGAATCGCCATCGCCGCCTACCTCGGCCGCCGTGACTCCTTCGACCGCGCGCTCGCCGCCTTCGCCGAGTCCTACGCCGACCAGAACGAGCGCGACCACCAGGCGCTCCTCGACGCGGTCACGACCGGCCGGCTGCCGGCAAAAACCGTGGAGCCCTCGGCATGA
- a CDS encoding aldose 1-epimerase family protein, translating into MQESPTGRQLSLRHGTHSAVIVELGAALRSYAVGERAVVDGFAEQDRITGGRGQLLVPWPNRIRDGRYRWDGQDLQLPLTEPAGGNAIHGLLRWVAWRVVEASGSRAVLEVPLWPQPGYPFHLHLRAEYALGEGGLEVAVTARNVGVGAAPYGFGQHPYVTAGTAVVDQAVLTVPARTWLRTDERGLPVAVQPVAGTAYDLRTPQAVGALRLDTPFGDLDRGTDGRAVVRLAHPSGAFGTDVWLGEGADYVQLYTGDTLPPGERRRAVAIEPMTCPPDAFSSGTGLVRLGPGEQHTVRWGITPWGD; encoded by the coding sequence GTGCAGGAGAGCCCCACCGGACGGCAACTGTCCCTCCGTCACGGCACACACAGTGCCGTCATCGTCGAGCTGGGTGCGGCGCTGCGGTCGTATGCGGTCGGTGAACGTGCCGTGGTCGACGGATTCGCCGAACAGGACCGGATCACCGGGGGTCGCGGCCAGCTCCTGGTGCCGTGGCCCAACCGGATCCGGGACGGCCGGTACCGCTGGGACGGGCAGGACCTGCAGCTGCCGCTCACCGAGCCGGCCGGCGGCAACGCCATCCACGGGCTGCTCCGGTGGGTCGCGTGGCGGGTCGTGGAGGCGAGCGGCAGCCGGGCGGTCCTGGAGGTTCCGCTGTGGCCGCAGCCGGGCTACCCGTTCCACCTCCACCTCCGCGCCGAGTACGCCCTCGGGGAGGGCGGGCTCGAGGTCGCCGTGACCGCGCGCAACGTCGGCGTGGGCGCCGCACCCTACGGCTTCGGCCAGCATCCCTACGTCACTGCGGGCACCGCGGTGGTCGACCAGGCGGTGCTGACCGTCCCCGCACGGACCTGGCTGCGCACCGACGAGCGCGGCCTACCGGTGGCCGTACAGCCGGTCGCCGGGACGGCGTACGACCTGCGTACGCCACAGGCGGTCGGGGCGCTGCGACTGGACACCCCGTTCGGCGACCTCGACCGAGGCACGGACGGGCGGGCCGTGGTGCGCCTGGCCCACCCGTCGGGTGCGTTCGGTACGGACGTGTGGCTCGGTGAAGGCGCCGACTACGTACAGCTCTACACCGGCGACACCCTCCCACCGGGGGAGCGACGTCGCGCGGTCGCCATCGAGCCGATGACTTGCCCGCCGGACGCCTTCAGCAGCGGCACCGGGCTCGTCCGCCTCGGCCCCGGCGAACAGCACACGGTCCGCTGGGGGATCACGCCGTGGGGAGACTGA
- a CDS encoding glycoside hydrolase family 15 protein has product MDRYPPIAAHGLVGDLQTAALVSSQGVVDWFAAPRFDSPSVFAALLDHDRGGYLSLAPERPEGTSKQLYYPDTAVLVTRFMSPDGVGEVVDFMPPDRARKATDRHTLIRVVRAVRGTVDFTLECRPRFDYGRAEHQLELGENRGLFRAPGMDAHLQTTFPLERDGQDVRGRVTLSAGEVGGAVFTVCASGGEAPAPPSVDSLAEQAQETGLFWQQWLHQSRYRGRWPELVHRSVITLKLLTYAPTGALIAAATTGLPEQVGGERNWDYRFTWVRDGALSVRALLDLGFAEEAVAFVHWLVERLYEREGREDEPLQTMYRIDGDPDLPEETLEHFEGYRGSFPVRIGNGAADQLQLDIYGEALYAVSQGRELAQQATYRGWKALSRALDWFADSWDRPDEGIWETRGGRQDFTYSRVMAWVAFDHGLALAEHFRRPADLEKWRRARDAIFEQVMERGWSEKEGAFVQHYDGDVLDASLLLMPMVQFISPRDPAWLSTLDAMDRKLVSDSLVYRYDPAASPDGLRGSEGTFSLCTFLYVDALARAGRLPQARYTFEKMQTYANHVGLFAEEVGPSGEQLGNFPQAFTHLSLIMAATTLDRALDAEEGR; this is encoded by the coding sequence ATGGACCGCTACCCTCCCATCGCCGCGCACGGCCTGGTCGGCGACCTGCAGACCGCAGCGCTCGTTTCGTCGCAGGGCGTCGTCGACTGGTTCGCTGCTCCCCGGTTCGACTCGCCCAGCGTCTTCGCCGCCCTGCTCGACCATGACCGCGGTGGGTACCTGAGTCTGGCCCCCGAGCGCCCCGAGGGGACCAGCAAGCAGCTCTACTACCCCGACACGGCCGTGCTGGTGACCCGGTTCATGTCGCCCGACGGCGTGGGCGAGGTGGTGGACTTCATGCCGCCGGACCGGGCCCGCAAGGCCACCGACCGGCACACCCTGATACGCGTGGTGCGTGCCGTGCGGGGAACCGTCGACTTCACTCTCGAGTGCCGGCCGCGCTTCGACTACGGCCGGGCCGAGCACCAGCTGGAGCTCGGCGAGAACCGCGGCCTGTTCCGGGCCCCGGGGATGGACGCGCACCTGCAGACCACCTTCCCGCTGGAGCGGGACGGCCAGGACGTACGCGGCCGGGTGACACTGAGCGCCGGCGAAGTCGGTGGCGCCGTGTTCACCGTCTGCGCGTCCGGCGGCGAGGCACCCGCGCCCCCCTCGGTCGACAGCCTCGCCGAACAGGCCCAGGAGACCGGCCTCTTCTGGCAGCAGTGGTTGCACCAGTCCCGCTACCGGGGCCGCTGGCCCGAGCTGGTGCACCGTTCGGTCATCACCCTCAAGCTCCTCACCTACGCCCCCACCGGCGCCCTGATCGCGGCAGCCACCACGGGCCTGCCCGAGCAGGTCGGCGGAGAGCGCAACTGGGACTACCGGTTCACCTGGGTGCGCGACGGCGCGCTGTCCGTGCGGGCCCTGCTGGACCTCGGCTTCGCCGAGGAGGCCGTTGCCTTCGTCCACTGGCTCGTGGAGAGGCTGTATGAGCGCGAAGGCAGGGAGGACGAGCCGCTCCAGACGATGTACCGGATCGACGGCGACCCCGACCTGCCGGAGGAGACGCTCGAACACTTCGAGGGCTACCGCGGCTCCTTCCCCGTCCGCATCGGCAACGGTGCCGCTGATCAGCTCCAGCTGGACATCTACGGCGAGGCCCTCTACGCGGTGTCCCAGGGCCGCGAGCTCGCGCAGCAGGCCACCTACCGGGGCTGGAAGGCACTGTCCAGGGCGCTGGACTGGTTCGCCGACTCCTGGGACCGGCCGGACGAGGGCATCTGGGAGACCCGCGGCGGCCGCCAGGACTTCACCTACAGCCGGGTGATGGCCTGGGTCGCCTTCGACCACGGGCTCGCCCTGGCCGAGCACTTCCGCAGGCCCGCCGACCTGGAGAAGTGGCGCCGCGCCAGGGACGCCATCTTCGAACAGGTCATGGAACGCGGCTGGAGCGAGAAGGAGGGCGCCTTCGTCCAGCACTACGACGGCGACGTCCTGGACGCTTCGCTGCTGCTCATGCCCATGGTCCAGTTCATCTCTCCGAGAGACCCGGCCTGGCTCTCCACGCTCGACGCGATGGACCGCAAGCTCGTCTCCGACAGCCTCGTCTACCGCTACGACCCGGCGGCATCGCCGGACGGGCTGCGCGGTTCGGAAGGCACCTTCAGTCTGTGCACCTTCCTCTACGTCGACGCGCTGGCCCGGGCGGGGCGGCTGCCCCAGGCCCGCTACACCTTCGAGAAGATGCAGACCTACGCCAACCACGTCGGGCTGTTCGCCGAGGAGGTCGGTCCGAGCGGCGAGCAACTGGGCAACTTCCCCCAGGCGTTCACGCATCTGTCGCTCATCATGGCGGCCACCACCCTCGATCGGGCACTCGACGCGGAGGAGGGGCGCTGA
- the cydB gene encoding cytochrome d ubiquinol oxidase subunit II: protein MALAVFWFILIAVLWTGFFVLEGFDLGVGMLHAVLVRDEPGRRAVINTIGPLWDGNEVWLITAAAAMFAAFPAWYATLLSGLYLAVVLLLVGLIIRGVSFEFRGKIDSVRWRRTWDVLLTAGSLIVPLVIGIALGDLLHGVPIGSDQEFAGNFADLFTGYGVFTGITLVVLCVLHGATFIALKTTGGVRRRAGLLARRAAPVAGLVVLAFVTWTHSTAGRGILINLAELAAVVAVFAAAWLIATGHEGWAFAATTLAMATTVVSIFVELYPRVMVSSTNSAFDLTVHNTASGDYALKVMTVVAIVLLPVVLAYQSWTYHVFRLRLTAEHFQGPEGPGGSGASVAPQPEA, encoded by the coding sequence ATGGCACTCGCCGTCTTCTGGTTCATCCTCATCGCCGTGCTGTGGACGGGCTTCTTCGTCCTGGAGGGATTCGACCTGGGCGTCGGCATGCTGCACGCGGTGCTGGTGCGGGACGAACCCGGGCGCCGGGCCGTGATCAACACGATCGGGCCGCTGTGGGACGGAAACGAGGTGTGGCTGATCACGGCCGCCGCCGCCATGTTCGCGGCGTTCCCCGCCTGGTACGCGACGCTCCTTTCGGGGCTCTACCTCGCAGTCGTGCTGCTGCTGGTCGGGCTCATCATCCGCGGGGTCTCCTTCGAGTTCCGGGGCAAGATCGACAGTGTCCGCTGGCGGCGGACCTGGGACGTGCTGCTGACCGCCGGAAGCCTGATCGTGCCGCTGGTGATCGGGATCGCCCTGGGCGACCTGCTGCACGGTGTCCCGATCGGGAGCGACCAGGAGTTCGCGGGGAACTTCGCCGACCTGTTCACCGGCTACGGCGTGTTCACCGGCATCACCCTCGTGGTGCTGTGCGTCCTGCACGGGGCGACGTTCATCGCGCTCAAGACCACCGGCGGCGTCCGCCGCCGGGCCGGCCTGCTGGCGCGCCGGGCCGCCCCGGTGGCCGGTCTGGTGGTGCTGGCCTTCGTGACCTGGACGCACTCCACAGCCGGCCGGGGCATCCTGATCAACCTCGCCGAACTCGCCGCAGTGGTGGCCGTGTTCGCGGCCGCATGGCTGATCGCCACCGGGCACGAAGGGTGGGCCTTCGCCGCCACCACACTGGCGATGGCCACCACCGTGGTCTCGATCTTCGTCGAGCTCTACCCGCGGGTCATGGTGTCGAGCACCAACTCCGCGTTCGACCTGACCGTGCACAACACCGCCTCGGGCGACTACGCGCTCAAGGTGATGACCGTCGTCGCCATCGTCCTGCTGCCGGTCGTACTCGCCTACCAGAGCTGGACGTACCACGTGTTCCGGCTCCGGCTGACAGCCGAGCACTTCCAGGGTCCCGAGGGCCCCGGTGGCTCGGGGGCGTCGGTGGCCCCGCAGCCCGAGGCCTGA
- a CDS encoding cytochrome ubiquinol oxidase subunit I: MSQLDLARLQFAMTSIYHFLFVPVTIGLSFLTALLQTAWHRTDRPEFLRLTRFFGTLLVINIAVGVVTGLVQEFQFGMDWSGYSRTVGDVFGAPLAMEGLGAFFLESTFLGLWLFGWDKLPKRVHLGTIWAVAVGGALSAAFIMAANSWMQHPVGYTINSSTGRPQLNDVWALFTNPVFLRGYLHVLLASLVTGAMVMLAVSAWQLRKGADTEVFRLSARLSLVVLVPALLFAMLVGSELGVTEGKYQPMKIAGAEAQWETCQPCSFSVFQVGGGNNDQTPTKIIAIPHLLSLLATNHWNGQVLGLNAVQSQYQQRYGPGEYVPDIFIQYWSMRVMAYLATVALLVGLWGLWLLRRKRLAESPWFLRVAVWAVVLPFLINTAGWLLTENGRQPWIVQGIQLTRNGVSPSVSTTTVAISILVFFLLYAALAVVAAVLMTRYARKDAAEAPSDDQPVPAVTY; this comes from the coding sequence ATGAGTCAGCTCGACCTCGCCCGGCTGCAGTTCGCGATGACGTCGATCTACCACTTCCTGTTCGTCCCGGTCACCATCGGCCTGAGCTTCCTGACCGCGCTGCTGCAGACCGCGTGGCACCGCACCGACCGCCCGGAGTTCCTGCGGCTGACCCGGTTCTTCGGGACGCTTCTGGTGATCAACATCGCGGTCGGTGTGGTGACCGGCCTGGTCCAGGAGTTCCAGTTCGGCATGGACTGGTCGGGGTACTCGCGCACGGTGGGAGACGTTTTCGGCGCCCCGCTGGCGATGGAGGGGCTCGGGGCGTTCTTCCTGGAGTCGACCTTCCTGGGGCTGTGGCTGTTCGGCTGGGACAAGCTGCCGAAGCGGGTGCACCTGGGGACGATCTGGGCCGTGGCCGTCGGCGGCGCGCTGTCCGCGGCGTTCATCATGGCGGCCAACTCCTGGATGCAGCACCCGGTCGGCTACACGATCAACTCGTCCACCGGCCGCCCGCAGCTGAACGACGTCTGGGCGCTGTTCACCAATCCCGTGTTCCTGCGCGGCTATCTGCACGTCCTGCTGGCCTCGCTGGTCACCGGAGCGATGGTCATGCTGGCGGTCTCGGCCTGGCAGCTGCGCAAGGGGGCCGACACCGAGGTGTTCCGGCTGTCGGCGAGGCTGTCGCTGGTGGTGCTCGTCCCCGCACTGCTGTTCGCCATGCTGGTCGGGAGCGAGCTCGGGGTGACCGAGGGCAAGTACCAGCCGATGAAGATCGCCGGCGCGGAGGCCCAGTGGGAAACCTGCCAGCCGTGCTCCTTCTCGGTCTTCCAGGTCGGTGGCGGCAATAACGACCAGACCCCCACGAAGATCATCGCCATTCCTCACCTGCTCTCGCTGCTGGCCACCAACCACTGGAACGGCCAGGTGCTCGGGCTCAACGCCGTCCAGAGCCAGTACCAGCAGCGCTACGGGCCGGGCGAGTACGTGCCCGACATCTTCATCCAGTACTGGTCGATGCGCGTGATGGCCTACCTCGCCACCGTCGCCCTCCTGGTCGGCCTCTGGGGGCTCTGGCTGCTCAGACGCAAACGGCTCGCCGAGTCACCCTGGTTCCTGCGGGTGGCCGTCTGGGCGGTCGTCCTGCCCTTCCTGATCAACACCGCCGGCTGGCTGCTCACGGAGAACGGCCGTCAGCCATGGATCGTCCAGGGCATCCAGCTCACGAGGAACGGGGTGTCACCGTCCGTCAGCACGACCACCGTGGCGATCAGCATCCTGGTCTTCTTCCTGCTCTACGCAGCACTTGCCGTCGTCGCCGCCGTGCTGATGACGCGCTACGCCCGCAAGGACGCCGCCGAGGCTCCGAGCGACGACCAGCCCGTACCGGCCGTGACCTACTGA
- a CDS encoding gluconokinase: protein MAGATRAPTIVVVMGVSGSGKSTVGRLLAQRLTVPFVEADDLHPAANRAKMAAGHPLDDDDRRPWLRSLADWIREATATGRGGVMACSALKRTYRDQFRRAGAGVWFLHLTLDRETADRRVAGRLGHFMPARLVGSQYDTLEPLQSDEPGLTIDATAAPQTIVEDALSAVRAMG from the coding sequence ATGGCGGGAGCCACCCGGGCGCCCACGATCGTGGTGGTCATGGGCGTCTCCGGATCGGGCAAGTCCACCGTGGGCCGACTGCTCGCGCAACGGCTCACGGTGCCCTTCGTGGAGGCCGATGACCTGCATCCGGCCGCGAACCGCGCCAAGATGGCCGCCGGCCACCCGCTCGACGACGATGACCGCCGGCCGTGGCTGCGGTCCCTGGCCGACTGGATCCGGGAGGCGACCGCTACCGGCCGGGGCGGGGTGATGGCGTGCTCGGCTCTCAAGCGCACGTACCGGGACCAGTTCCGCCGGGCCGGCGCGGGTGTGTGGTTCCTGCACCTGACACTCGACCGGGAGACCGCCGACCGGCGGGTCGCCGGGCGGCTGGGCCACTTCATGCCCGCACGGCTGGTCGGCTCCCAGTACGACACCCTGGAACCCCTGCAGTCTGACGAACCCGGTCTGACCATCGACGCAACGGCCGCTCCGCAGACGATCGTCGAGGATGCGCTGAGTGCCGTGCGGGCGATGGGGTGA
- a CDS encoding SDR family oxidoreductase produces MAGSVDETRGTLSAQLLKGQKALVTGANSGIGLATAVALGRAGADVVVNYVVGADEAEKVVAQIKEFGVRSYAHQADVSDEDQVVAMVARMVEEFGTIDIMVANAGLQRDAPVTEMTHAQWKKVIDVNLTGQFLCAREAAKEFVRRGVVKEVSRSAGKIICMSSVHQIVPWSGHVNYASSKGGVGMLMQTLAQELAPKGIRVNAVAPGAIRTPINKDAWSTPEAEADLLRLIPYRRVGDPDDIANAVVAVASDLLDYVVGATLYVDGGMTLFPGFATGG; encoded by the coding sequence GTGGCAGGAAGTGTCGACGAGACCCGCGGGACGCTGTCCGCGCAGCTTCTCAAGGGCCAGAAGGCGCTGGTGACCGGTGCCAACTCCGGGATCGGCCTGGCGACCGCCGTTGCGCTGGGGCGGGCCGGAGCGGACGTCGTGGTGAACTACGTCGTCGGTGCGGACGAGGCCGAGAAGGTCGTGGCGCAGATCAAGGAGTTCGGGGTCCGCAGCTACGCCCACCAGGCCGACGTGTCCGACGAGGACCAGGTGGTTGCCATGGTCGCGCGGATGGTCGAGGAGTTCGGCACCATCGACATCATGGTGGCCAACGCTGGCCTCCAGCGGGATGCGCCGGTGACGGAGATGACGCACGCGCAGTGGAAGAAGGTGATCGACGTCAACCTGACCGGCCAGTTCCTCTGCGCGCGGGAGGCCGCCAAGGAGTTCGTGCGGCGAGGCGTGGTGAAGGAGGTGTCCCGGTCGGCCGGGAAGATCATCTGCATGAGCTCGGTCCACCAGATCGTCCCGTGGTCGGGCCACGTGAACTACGCCTCCTCCAAGGGCGGTGTGGGCATGCTGATGCAGACCCTCGCTCAGGAGCTGGCCCCCAAGGGCATCAGGGTCAACGCGGTGGCACCCGGCGCCATCCGCACCCCCATCAACAAGGACGCCTGGTCCACGCCCGAGGCCGAAGCCGACTTGCTGCGCCTGATCCCCTACCGCCGGGTGGGTGATCCGGACGACATCGCCAACGCGGTCGTCGCCGTGGCGTCCGACCTGCTCGACTACGTGGTCGGCGCCACGCTCTACGTCGACGGCGGCATGACGCTCTTCCCGGGCTTCGCCACCGGCGGCTGA